The genome window GGTCTACCTCCAAGCCGTCTACCGGCTCGTGATAAAATTTCAATTCCACACAGGTACGATTAGAAGAAGTTTAGAGGCTACCAAGGCTCTAAAAACAAACATATTTCAATTCCACACAGGTACGATTAGAAGATGCCCAAAGTGGCGTTAAAATCCCCAGTTAAGCCAATTTCAATTCCACACAGGTACGATTAGAAGCCCGCCCATCAATTGCGGCGTGGGACCCCAAAAGGAATTTCAATTCCACACAGGTACGATTAGAAGGCCATCTCCAAAAACTTTAAAGCAACAATCAACTAAATTTCAATTCCACACAGGTACGATTAGAAGATAAACCCACGGCGAGTTATTCGACTGGGCATCAACATTTCAATTCCACACAGGTACGATTAGAAGGTGGTCAAGCGGCGCTCGGACAACGCGACCCTAACGCATTTCAATTCCACACAGGTACGATTAGAAGTTCACTAGGCTTAGTCCAAGTCAAAGAAGGACAAATTGTATTTCAATTCCACACAGGTACGATTAGAAGCGATGCTGCTGGCCGGTGTGCTGTTTGGGCTGCTGAATTTCAATTCCACACAGGTACGATTAGAAGCGGTTTACAACAAGGCCGGTAATACACCGCTGGACGATTTCAATTCCACACAGGTACGATTAGAAGTTATTCAGAACAACACTGTAGGGATATATTAAAAGATTTCAATTCCACACAGGTACGATTAGAAGTTTTCCAGGAAGGGGTCGAAAAGCTAACCGACTTCGATTTCAATTCCACACAGGTACGATTAGAAGTGGCAATGCCACCAACTTCTCCAAAGAGGAAATATTATTTCAATTCCACACAGGTACGATTAGAAGTCGGGGTCAGGTACGGCAAGATGATGGATGTTATCAATTTCAATTCCACACAGGTACGATTAGAAGTCATGGCTTCCTATATCAGGTTGATGCTTACAATAATTTCAATTCCACACAGGTACGATTAGAAGTGAAACAGGCTTGGGCAGAAGCGAAAGAATTAATCATATTTCAATTCCACACAGGTACGATTAGAAGCAAATACCCTTCCGAGCGCGGGCGATTGTTCACGGTATTTCAATTCCACACAGGTACGATTAGAAGCTGGCCCCGTTTTCGGGACAGGGTGCATTCGTTTCATTTCAATTCCACACAGGTACGATTAGAAGTGACGCCGGGCTTTGGCGGGGGTACAATTCCGACTTCATTTCAATTCCACACAGGTACGATTAGAAGCCAATGCCGAACGACTTCTTTCTGTTTTTCATTACCGATTTCAATTCCACACAGGTACGATTAGAAGGATATAAGAGGCGTAGAAAAGCAGGGGGTTATTCAATTTCAATTCCACACAGGTACGATTAGAAGACCCGCGGCTGGCGGTAATTGTCAATCAGGCGTTTTTATTTCAATTCCACACAGGTACGATTAGAAGAAGAAGTGGTGCTGTTGCCTAATCAAAGCGTAAAAATATTTCAATTCCACACAGGTACGATTAGAAGCGCGACGGGGAGTGTTAGAATGAACTACACAAATCCATTTCAATTCCACACAGGTACGATTAGAAGCAAGGAATACGATCTTTGTAAATCGGCTCGTTTATATTTCAATTCCACACAGGTACGATTAGAAGCGTAGTAGCGATCATCCACCCAAGAGGGGTAAACGATTTCAATTCCACACAGGTACGATTAGAAGTGTGATTGGAGCCATCCTGTTGTTTTTGGCTCTTAAATTTCAATTCCACACAGGTACGATTAGAAGCGAAAGACGGCAAGTTCAACGTGGATGGACTGCTAAATTTCAATTCCACACAGGTACGATTAGAAGCCGTGAATTTAGCACAAAAAAATAGGCTTTGCGAAGCCTCAACACAGTTCTTACCCCAATAATTTGAAGGTATTTATCGTCGACCGGCAATGATACAAAAAACCCCACCGATCGACGACAGCCTGAAAACCAACCCGTTAAACCCTACAGATCCGAACCATACTTTATATACACAGCTGGTCAAAGAACAAATTTTATCGATCGACGATAATCCGCTTATAAAAAATTATCCGTCGACTGTCGCTCCTGCCCGACAATCTGCTTTTCCAGCCACCGCTGATCACGATTTTTAAAAAGAATCAGGCTGTCTTCCTCTTCGTTCATGATACGTTTGGCTTCATGCAGTAGTTCCTTTAACTGCACCTCCGTCATCTCTCCCTCAAAAACCGAGTTCTGAATCCAGTTCAGATACCGCCGACAGAGCTTGAGCATCTTTCCAACCCGCTTCTGCCCCATGTCATACACCAAAATTACGTACATAATTCAATGAGTGAATGGTGAAAGAGCAAAAGAGAACCGCTGAATGTTTTTTTGATGTTACGTCCATCTAATCACTCATTCACTCTTTCGTTCTTTCACTCTTTAAAACCTACCACCAAGCCTTGAAAGGCCGGTATTCTTCTACGCCCAGCAAATGCTTCTGCAACTTGTAGCATTCGAGCTTGATCAGGTGCCGGTAGCTGACGCTGCGGCCCAGCACCCGGTGCTTGATGGTTTCTTTCAATTGTTCGTCGAAACCCTGCACAAACCGCTTGCGGGCGGCCTCTTTCATGACGCAGCTACCAATTTCGACCCGAAAGTCCGATGGCTGCAACTGCCGTTTGTTGATCATCCGAAAAATCAGCCGGTCGACCAGGATGGGCTTGAACACTTCGGCAATGTCCAGCGCTAGCGAGTACCGACGCGCCCCCGGCTCATGCAGAAAACTGATGGTCGGATTCAACTGTGTATGGTAAATCGTGCTTAAACAGGCTGTGTAACACAGCATATTACCAAAAGATATCAGCGCATTCAGCTCATTACGGGGAGGACGTTTGCTCCGTCCATCGAGGCAAAACGTAGCGCCCACAATGGCGTCGAACGTATCGTAATAGGTTTGCCGGATATTGCCTTCAATACCCATCAGCATCGGTACATCAGTAGCTGTTGGAACACTCGCCAACAACCGCTCCACAGTCAAAATAGCGTCCAACAGCGTAGAATCCACGCAATCAGGGGTCGAACGAGTCCGGTTTTCGTAGTATTTCAGAACCCGCAGAATGTTGTTGGCCGCCCCTTCTACAAATCGCCGGGCGATCTCAATCCGCTTTTTTGGGGCCAGGTAATGCTTTGTCTGATCAACCTGCATTTTACCCGCCAACAGGTATTCTCGTGGCATAAATGACCCGGTATAATGTTCGTAATAGTTGAAAAAATGGACAGCAATCCCCTCCTGCCCCAGAAAATTATACAGCGCCGAGTTAGCGTCCAGACTTCCAAACACGTATAAGTCGCCCACCTGTTCGATGGGCAGGTAACGCGGTGTACCTTCCTTACCGTCTTCATCGACCGGCGTAAATTTGAGCGTATTGTCTTTCCGGCTCATACGACCGGCATTGAAAAGGTATTTGGGCTGTTTCATGGCTCTTCGGTAGCGTAACAAAAATCAAAGTAGCTGCACGACCGGCATTTACTTTTGGCGATGCGATCCGGACACTGTTCAGAGGTCACTATACGTTCGATATCCTGCACCCATGTTTCGACCATCGGAACGTCTTCCTCCTCAAGCCGTACCGTTTGCGTCTGGCGAAGCTTTGGGTATTCGATCAGCCCCGTGGCTCCCTCCACTCCGTTCCGCCGAAGCAGATACAGATAAAACTGCACCTGCGCGACGTGCGAATGCTCCAGCTTATCCGACTTCTTAATCTCGTGCACGACTTTATCATACGGATCATAGAAATCGATCTTAGAACCGTCGAGAATGATTTCACGGTATCGCTCAGCGCGTTGCGGATAAGCTTGTTCGTGCAACTGCTTCCCCTCGGCGACTAGTTCTGAATTGTGCTCCATCCGTATATGATTAGCATGGAGCCACATTTCTCGTTTACAGATATGATACATGCCAATAAGTGAGCCAGTAACGGTGTGCATAATTTTATCAGCTGTTTCTCGCGCCAGTAG of Tellurirhabdus bombi contains these proteins:
- the cas2 gene encoding CRISPR-associated endonuclease Cas2; translated protein: MYVILVYDMGQKRVGKMLKLCRRYLNWIQNSVFEGEMTEVQLKELLHEAKRIMNEEEDSLILFKNRDQRWLEKQIVGQERQSTDNFL
- the cas1b gene encoding type I-B CRISPR-associated endonuclease Cas1b; translation: MKQPKYLFNAGRMSRKDNTLKFTPVDEDGKEGTPRYLPIEQVGDLYVFGSLDANSALYNFLGQEGIAVHFFNYYEHYTGSFMPREYLLAGKMQVDQTKHYLAPKKRIEIARRFVEGAANNILRVLKYYENRTRSTPDCVDSTLLDAILTVERLLASVPTATDVPMLMGIEGNIRQTYYDTFDAIVGATFCLDGRSKRPPRNELNALISFGNMLCYTACLSTIYHTQLNPTISFLHEPGARRYSLALDIAEVFKPILVDRLIFRMINKRQLQPSDFRVEIGSCVMKEAARKRFVQGFDEQLKETIKHRVLGRSVSYRHLIKLECYKLQKHLLGVEEYRPFKAWW
- the cas4 gene encoding CRISPR-associated protein Cas4; its protein translation is MHTVTGSLIGMYHICKREMWLHANHIRMEHNSELVAEGKQLHEQAYPQRAERYREIILDGSKIDFYDPYDKVVHEIKKSDKLEHSHVAQVQFYLYLLRRNGVEGATGLIEYPKLRQTQTVRLEEEDVPMVETWVQDIERIVTSEQCPDRIAKSKCRSCSYFDFCYATEEP